In the genome of Aedes aegypti strain LVP_AGWG chromosome 2, AaegL5.0 Primary Assembly, whole genome shotgun sequence, the window TAAAACTACCATCACGATCAGAACCAGTATCATCGTTATAGGAATGCATGATGGACGGCACCGTTTGAACAGTGACCAACTGAAATTTCTAACATTTTGAAACAGATACCTTATGCAATGTTACTATCTACCTACTCTCGACCACGATCATCTACCCATTGAAACTCATCATTCTCATTGGAATCACCGATTACCTGCGAAGAAATTTTGGTTTCCGTTCATTTTCAGTTGCAAAATGTCCGAAATGCATATCTACCTTCTGCATTGTGTCCTTTCGTTGCTCCGTTTTGGCATCCGTTTGCTTCGGATCAAGCGACAGTTGTAACTTCATGCCGAACTTCTTCCTCTACCTGAATCCCTTAGGTGAAATACTATTTTCGGATGCTATGAACTTTCGTGCCTAAAATGTGCCATACGGTTTTGATAGCTGTGATAAAATCAGCATAAACAACGACGGTTTTCAATTATTCACTGCCGACATACAGAAACGCAGTTCGGCGACTGCTTCAATTTCAAATATGGCAAAAATATGCTTTCCTTACTACCAACCAGTaggttgttttgtttttgaagtGAAATGATATGGTGTTTGTGCGAATCGTGCCGGATTTCCTGCATTTGTATTGTCGTATTGAAGTACCATTCGATGAGTGTGAATGACCTATAGGTTCGTTTAGTGATATAAGTTGTCAGATGTGAAATGAGTAAGAAACGTTATGGGATATGAACAAATTATAAGCTCCTCAACTTGGCAATATTTCCTAGTTAATGCTGTTTTCgataatttcaaattgtttaACTTTTCAAGCGTTACTGACATATCTCTATAAGTGAATTCCGGcacgtattttttttcgaagaaaagaaaattttcttgctggtgagttatggaagaaaatttcttctcttaaCTTACTAGTTTACAATAATATTCTGACAATTCTATGTACTTTCATTAGGCTTCAATATTCTAATAAATTGAAGATTATTTTCATAGCGATCTTCAATAACTATCAATCTTGACAGATTTTGATTACTGGAtcaatgtaccagtaatgttgTGGGATGTATCGTAAACATAATAAATTgatctgaaattccatggtagtttcaataATGCGTGTAGTCAgctataatagtagtttttaccacggaattttttttccgtgtagcAAAAATTGGCCAATTTGTAACATTTCCTGAACTGTAGAATTAGTAGAAACGtattctttcagaaaaaaatgttaatcagTTTTGTTTCAAACAGAGAAACCGTAAAGAAAGATCGATCAATGCagacaaaaaattaaaagtcGGTTTTTTTCTTTCTCGTTTTTAAACGTTCAATTGTGGCATCCCTAGTACATCGTTTACAACTCTCTCTATATATGTAGCGTTGAGTTTATCTCTGAAACAAccaatcttgatgtttttaTTTTGCTTTACAGTATCTTACAGACAATGTGATAGACAAGAGTGAAGTACTTTAAACAGTTTTgtattttaaaagttttcaaatatggCTTTATCGGAGGATATTGAGTATAAAATATGCATCATATGCACCGAACCATGTGAGGAACATCATCGAACAGAAGAGAACGCAGTTGATGTACTTTATTTAGAAGATACATTGAAATCAGTGTTCGGTAAACTACAGGTGCGTACCTAAGTACCTACTAATAGATACCTTTTTATTAAGATTGATATTTGATTCCTTAGGTACCATACGACGAGTGTTTAGCCATAAacctgtgctatgtttgcacaACAGAGCTATCAATCACATCCCGGTTCATTAAGAAAATTGAGGAGGCTCAGCTTAAAATTAGAGATCTTCTTGGCACAGACTTATCACAGTGAGTTATTGTTTTACAAACGTATAGGAGATTGGTTTAACTTGTTTCAGTTTTACAGGAATGGTCCTAGTAGATCTTCAAGCTTAGAAAACATAAGCATCAAACATGAACATGAGAATAAATCGTCCGAacaaaatcttgcagaatctgaAGGAATAGAGGAAGAAGATCATTTGGAGATTCCAGCCCATGACTCCTTTGCGGAATCTGCTTCAGAAGAAGACAAGTTCGTACATAAAAATATCAGATCAAGACTAAGATCTGACACACATCCAAAGCGTTGTTGTGGTTGCAAAACGGCTCTGACATCAAATGAGCAAGTGCAAATTCATTCAAAGAAGCGTCATATTCGAGATCGGATCACCGAACCTCACCTCATCAAACACCAACCATTTGAATGTTCGGTATGCTTTGAACGGTTTCAAGACAAGAAGGACCTGCTTCGTCATCAACGAACGATGTATGCCGATGAACTGTTTCCGTGCAGACGTTGCCCCGCTGAATTTGCCAATGCCTACAATCTTCGCCTGCACGAGAAAAGTTTTCATAGGAGGACAAATACAAATGCACAAATTGATGAAATGCGCCTCAGGACCCACAAATGCTGCATTTGTCGAGATCAATTTGACTCCCTGGACCATGTCAAAGAACATGTTGTACAACACCATCCACTACAAGGTGAGAATATCGAAACTGAAAATGAATTCGAGTGTGAAATATGCTCTCGATGCTTTAAAACTCAAAAAGTACTGGTAGAACATCAACGGCGACCTTTCCGGAAACATCGTTTCCAGTGCTCCCACTGTGGCAAAACGTTCAACGAAAGGCAAGCATTTTCCGATCACGAGCAGAGTCACGCATCCGTACGTCCTTACGAGTGTCCCATTTGCCAGAAAAGATTTTCGCTTAAAACAAACTTCCGGACTCACGTTCGGTACCACACGGTGCCCGATGATCAGTTCAAATGTGAGTTTTGCGGCAGAGGTTTCAAGAAGAAACATCTTCTCCAGGAGCACCAAGTGATACACCAGGAAAGTGAAGTACGTCCCTTCAAATGCCATCTTTGTTCGATTGCTTTCACTCGAAACGATCTGTTGGAATTCCACGTGAAGGAACACTTGGGTGAAAAGCCTTTCAAATGTAAGCTGTGTAGTGCATCGTACATTCATGGACGGGACTTGCGGAGGCACAATCGGACCAAACACGAAGGACAGATGCCGTTCGTGTGTGAAGTTTGTCACAAGGAGTTTGCCAGAAAAGATGCTTTTGGTAAACATATGAAAATTCATAAAAGTAAGCAGTCAAACTTAGAGAAATAATATTTGTTTGTACATTTTTCATTAGAATAAAGGATACATGATTGTAGAGACATTTCATAGCTTTTTAAACTTCGCGAAAACATTCTAAAGGCCTTTCGGAATATGTTTCTGATTGATCCTTCAAAATTCCTCCCTCTTATGTATTTCAAGAAAGTCAACTTAGCGTAGTTAATTACAAGTTCGCtttagcggactttggggcaagtgtgccacccctgctttttataaaaactacaacatatattttctctttgagcttaataatatgttcccttatagttcacaatataatgatcaaaatatgatgaaaattgctctatttttcacgtacttacatcgacttgtgcaaagacaaccaaatttgagtggatttttataagatttcgttgtttctaaatagcataaTGATAGGTAAATTAtgaacagatttttctaacatactgtacatcgtgaaactattcaaatgtgtaagttattgtggcatttgaacgaaaaaagtattttgttttacttacgaaatccagtttggttgaaatgtatcctattggggcaagtgtgccacctatttggtaaacaaaaattgttggagttaaatttataaaaatgtgaacatcatcaacaaaatcataataataaaccaaaatgagacACCAGTAGTAGTTTAtaaagtatagtaggggaattaCTTACATGTTTGCCCCCCAAAGTgactttttctcaaaatattcaataataacatgattttcggcttattaagtaccgttttacatatttacatcaatattttaccgttatttagtggtGATCTAGTTtattattatacatattcgccgtaatataagggtaatacatatattgtattgaatggagacaaaataaaacattttagttATACGTATTGAGTAATAGGGAattacgcatgttttgaaccttgttataaagcatcaccttattacggtaaacttaaaattattttttaaattatcgattagcaTCTGCTTGGTAAGTAATACTAataggaaataaataaaatttcattacaagtagaattacatgcgatgttcattaggtggccgtcttgccccatatgggtggcacacttgccccatagtgtcgaaaaataggttattttggatgatatttgagaagctccaaaactaatactttttgaagttattttttttaaatggcacagtggttaggaaaagatgtgaaactaacatcatgaggctaaattggtggattttataagcttcgggcaaagttagagaacaatttgcttaaggtggcacacttgccccaaattccgctataaGATGGTCATGAATTTAATTCCCAGTCCCCGGCAAAAATTATATGTGAATTCGCTTGAATACAATACTATCCCATCCATTCAACCCGTAtatgcctgagtgaaagcaaaaatactaaaaccctcaccgctcagcgaattcttaacgggtTCAAAAAATTTTTAGTCAGTTTACTGGcctacattcttcttcttcttggcattaacgtccccactgagacaaagcctgcttctcagcttagtgttcttataagtacttccacagttattaactgagagctttctatgccaaagttgccattttcgcattcgtatatcgtgtggcaggtacgatgagactctatgcccagggaagtcaaggaaatttccattacgaaaagatcctgaaccgaccgggaattgaacccagacaccttcaggatggctttgctttgtagccgcggactctaaccactcggctaaggaaagccccatatctagtttctagaagtggccagaggaactcggaaatattcctgtggccggagttattccggtgggtcactgactgggtcaagtcgggtaaaaaagggctattttttgagacatgccaagttatctttatttatttgcaatgataatcattttaatttgtataAATCATTGAATtaaatctgatattcaacattataaatgaaaagttttgcaccgtttaaaatataccgggtgTGGCCATTCAGACGTAAtacccggaagaaccggctatagatttgttggatactaaaccgtttcaattctcgaaaagtagacaTCAAACATTGTTCAattaaatgcgttcccataagcttggcacatatgtacagatacaaattggccactttatcgtaagtttgagacgtcccgggacccgaaaatggtcatttgtaggatcaatcaaatgcaaaactcatagttatccaattaaatctccaggggcacaaacgcacagtacccttttcACCCGCCCTGACCCAGTGAccaaccggaataactccggccacaggaatatttccgcgttcctgtgtccacttttagaaactagaccattaagaattcgctgagcgaggagagttttagaatgtttgctttcactcaggcctataagTGTTAAAACCAGGGCTGCTTAGAATCGATCAATGGTAATGAACAATGGACCCCAAAGGAGCAACAGAACAACCCTATTTTTGATTTATCGAAAATATATGGAATATAATGTCTGAGGAACGTGCATTTTTTATCGAATGATCATTATAGTATATGTAATTGTGCGGCAGGCCTCTAAGATATATTCTAGTCTAGTTCAGAATCAGTCAGCTTTCTATGTTTGGCTATGACTGTAAGACTGGATAAAATTTCGTTGCAtatcttttagaaaattacaGCTGAATTTCGATGAAATAGAAGAAGGAATTTATGGAGGATATAACGCTGAATTTGTACACACTTAGACCA includes:
- the LOC5578773 gene encoding zinc finger protein OZF; protein product: MALSEDIEYKICIICTEPCEEHHRTEENAVDVLYLEDTLKSVFGKLQVPYDECLAINLCYVCTTELSITSRFIKKIEEAQLKIRDLLGTDLSQNGPSRSSSLENISIKHEHENKSSEQNLAESEGIEEEDHLEIPAHDSFAESASEEDKFVHKNIRSRLRSDTHPKRCCGCKTALTSNEQVQIHSKKRHIRDRITEPHLIKHQPFECSVCFERFQDKKDLLRHQRTMYADELFPCRRCPAEFANAYNLRLHEKSFHRRTNTNAQIDEMRLRTHKCCICRDQFDSLDHVKEHVVQHHPLQGENIETENEFECEICSRCFKTQKVLVEHQRRPFRKHRFQCSHCGKTFNERQAFSDHEQSHASVRPYECPICQKRFSLKTNFRTHVRYHTVPDDQFKCEFCGRGFKKKHLLQEHQVIHQESEVRPFKCHLCSIAFTRNDLLEFHVKEHLGEKPFKCKLCSASYIHGRDLRRHNRTKHEGQMPFVCEVCHKEFARKDAFGKHMKIHKSKQSNLEK